From the Telopea speciosissima isolate NSW1024214 ecotype Mountain lineage chromosome 9, Tspe_v1, whole genome shotgun sequence genome, the window TACAATCTTTCCGATCCATCTCAGCTAAAATCGAGTAAACCGAACTAGAAGAACCCGATTCACATAAAGCTTTAATAACAGTATTATACGTATCCAAATTTGGAGTAATTCCATAAGTTTTGGGGAATTCCATGAAAATTCGACTTACCTCGTCGTATTTTTTCCCGACAATGCAAGCGAACAGGAGAGCATTTAGAGACTTGGCTGAGCGAGAGATACCCAGTTCGTCCATTTGCTTGAAAGTGCGGATGGCGTGATCGAGCAGCCCAGCTTGACCATAAAGAACGATGGCATGAGACATATAACGTTCATTTCGAAGGTCAGGGCGGGTTTTCAGTTCATCCAGGTAGGAGCGGATAGATTCGAAGGATTTGGATTCGGTGAGTTTGGAAACGGCAATAGAGAATGCAACGCGGTCCAGGTGGAGTTCAGGGGTAAGAGAAGCAGAGCGGCATATGTCGAGGATACGTTCAGGGTTTTTCTCAGATTGCAGGAGCTTGAGAGCATCTCGAGTTTTTTGTCTGCTGGAGAGAGGAGCGGATTCCGAGCTAAGGATGGATGAGAAACGACGGTGGAGAAGAAAGTTGAGGCGCAAACGACAGGCGGAAGCCATGAATTTCAGATTAAATGGCTGTGATGATGGAGCTTACAAACAGGAGCTACAGTTCTGAACAAGGTCAATGATAAACCATTAGTACAATCTCTGTAGAAATGCATAAAGGAACAAAGAGAAAATGGCTATTTCAGAGTGCGATTCCAGTTTTATACCTCCTGCCTCCTGAGTTGCAGTAACGGAGATTGATCCTGAAACAATTCTAGGGCTTCGACCAGAGAGAGAAGATCATAGGCGGCCGTCAGTACAGCATTGTTAGGGCCTGGGGTTTAAGCAGTTGAAAACTAAAAGCATTTTTAAAGTGGGGgaataaaaaatttaacttGTGGGGATTGAGCCCGACGTGAATCGAACACGCAACCTTCTGATCTGGAGTCAGACGCGCTACCATTGCGCCACGGATCCGAAGATGCTGGTATGATAGTAAAATAATCTAACAACAAAAATTATTCAATTACATTATTTACATTCATATGTTTTCAATGGCTCTACTGATGAATCAACTTGGCATTTATTCctatcatgtgattggactaagcatATCTGGACTTCTAGTCCTCTTGGACTGAAAACTAAGCATCTATCTGGCCCATCTTTCATCTGTCTTTGTGCATCTTTACTTGGACCCATTGATATTGATAAACAATCTCTAATCTGGTTTTTCTCTATGTTTAGTATAACATGTTATTTTGTTTGGATTGTAAGAAGC encodes:
- the LOC122639779 gene encoding pentatricopeptide repeat-containing protein At1g61870, mitochondrial-like encodes the protein MASACRLRLNFLLHRRFSSILSSESAPLSSRQKTRDALKLLQSEKNPERILDICRSASLTPELHLDRVAFSIAVSKLTESKSFESIRSYLDELKTRPDLRNERYMSHAIVLYGQAGLLDHAIRTFKQMDELGISRSAKSLNALLFACIVGKKYDEVSRIFMEFPKTYGITPNLDTYNTVIKALCESGSSSSVYSILAEMDRKDCKPNTTSFDTLLAGFYKEEKFEDVGKVLELMKKHDFLPRVSTYNVRIQSLCKLKKSAEAKALFEGMLSRDMKPNSVTYCNLIHGFCKEGDLEEAKRLFNDMPRKGCVPDSDCYFTLIHFLCQGKDFDAALKVCKESMQKDWVPNFTTMKTLVNGLASISKVVEARELVGQMKERFPKTAGLWKEVEEALPL